A window from Nakamurella alba encodes these proteins:
- a CDS encoding SDR family NAD(P)-dependent oxidoreductase, whose amino-acid sequence MRGVLVTGASKGIGRAIAVAFAAAGDRVAVHYGGDHGGAATTLAALAGDGHVMVQGDLTDPDRIADLAAEADAAVGGIDVLVNNAAAAPSVGTAHPIDTASYGDWRRSWREMVEVNLFGAADLTFCVARRMIERGVPGRIVNVGSRGAFRGEPDFPAYGASKAALHAFGQSIAISLAPHGISVTSVAPGFVSTERQQAKLTGPAGDGLRGQSPFGRVGTPEEIAAAVHYLASPDAAWASGAVLDLNGASYLRT is encoded by the coding sequence ATGAGAGGTGTGCTGGTCACCGGGGCGTCCAAGGGCATCGGCCGGGCGATCGCCGTCGCGTTCGCCGCCGCTGGCGACCGGGTGGCCGTGCACTACGGCGGCGATCACGGCGGCGCCGCAACGACTCTCGCCGCACTGGCCGGCGACGGGCACGTCATGGTGCAAGGCGATCTCACGGATCCGGACCGGATCGCCGACCTCGCGGCCGAGGCCGATGCGGCGGTCGGCGGCATCGACGTGCTGGTGAACAACGCAGCGGCGGCGCCGTCGGTGGGCACCGCGCACCCCATCGACACCGCGTCCTACGGCGACTGGCGGCGGAGCTGGCGCGAGATGGTCGAGGTGAACCTGTTCGGCGCCGCCGATCTCACCTTCTGCGTGGCCCGGCGGATGATCGAGCGGGGGGTGCCCGGCCGGATCGTCAACGTCGGCTCCCGCGGGGCCTTCCGTGGCGAGCCGGACTTCCCGGCCTACGGCGCGAGCAAGGCCGCACTGCACGCCTTCGGCCAGTCCATCGCGATCAGCCTTGCCCCGCACGGCATCTCGGTGACATCAGTGGCGCCGGGATTCGTCTCGACCGAACGGCAGCAGGCGAAACTGACCGGCCCGGCCGGTGACGGTCTGCGCGGGCAGAGCCCGTTCGGCCGGGTGGGAACGCCGGAGGAGATCGCTGCCGCGGTGCACTACCTGGCCTCGCCGGACGCGGCCTGGGCGTCCGGGGCGGTGCTCGACCTCAATGGTGCCTCGTACCTGCGCACCTGA
- a CDS encoding S8 family peptidase, translating into MRTPGRARRTAGRTATTLLAMVLAATATATPVLAAATGPSSTVVVTLRDQLAGTPVTDRSADLLAQQQAVLAGLQGAAPTDVRHLRTANVMVATMTAAQQRQLAADPRVAGVAPDQVISAGVSPAKRVTPRPQAPAATPPSLPPTAAPADACTGTETEPQLEPEALSTMRVRSDDAGEPTAHALGYDGDGVTVGIVTTNIDPENPDFQRADGTSAITDYVSFGADGLNGSGEAAEAFGDVSSIVAQGRVTYDVADVINPLAVTLPDGHCWIRIEGVAPEADVLVADSQDQGNLTTGGLVQGIDWAVANGADVLSESFGGPVVPDRSALLAVQAANDAALDAGVTVVVSSGDSGTTSTIGSPAADPRIISVGASITGRLASQVGGYGMTRFGSGGWPDATIADFSSSGTTVGGGTIDLVAPGDAGWSACSTAPQYEKCDEVGNRDTPSNLLAFAGTSESAPFVAGIASLVIEAYREGHGGASPTPEQVRLILTGTASDLGLPADQQGAGLVDARAAVIAARNLPDPAPTSPDLPAGPVEDSLIAGDAQLQAAATGSTELETTVTNAGPTPVDLSDARITVEDSTDGGHFPIAFDPAAETYADGYWGGTLVAATQEVEIPAGTAWASVRVAVAPGDPDVESTAEIVALDPDGTPVAWGWSQRGLRIWLPAPEAGTWTFVLQAGADNPWTGELAVDLGVRRTLAAAAADTTVLAPGATTTVRATVPMPSAPGDVAAMLRVDDQLTVPVVLRTPADLSAGPVELTGLAFTGNGRSPNQVITREVDVPNGTISLTAATTFDDGFVGDVLGMLVRPDGTVASVTGNDPSSKTAPRSLQQTVAPPVAGRWTVVLMVLDALTLKADADIGYRMVLSTDATARTASGLPAGEDIVAGSTRTVRLSVTNPGDTPLEFTVDPRLAGEVTVDLPVASGKAAQTLPVTEFFDQPMFVIPQFSTALTVQAQASTPIVLEASGPSGVPDLLTAAGTSPRVTVGAQDLVPGAWSTYLGPVGPVVGTSPAGSATVTAQVRTARFDPTVTDAAGHAFVSATGEVPDTVQIVEVAPGATGTIEVRLQIPATGAQVVSGWLALITPPQAGGPTSGTVGSNTTGDVLALFSYRYSVVPAPVTTTPPPPTTQVPVPPTTTPSTSTTSDTVTTPTTTATTSSSRELSATGAPVETPAVWGVLLLLLGGAVLVAVRVRRRGEH; encoded by the coding sequence ATGCGCACACCCGGACGAGCGCGGCGCACCGCCGGCCGCACCGCCACCACCCTGCTGGCGATGGTCCTCGCGGCGACCGCCACCGCCACCCCCGTGCTCGCGGCCGCGACCGGCCCGTCGTCGACCGTGGTGGTGACGTTGCGGGACCAGCTGGCCGGGACCCCGGTGACGGACCGCTCCGCTGACCTGCTCGCGCAGCAGCAGGCGGTGCTGGCCGGACTGCAGGGAGCGGCGCCGACCGACGTCCGGCACCTGCGGACCGCCAACGTCATGGTGGCCACGATGACCGCGGCGCAGCAGCGGCAGCTGGCCGCCGATCCGCGCGTGGCCGGGGTCGCCCCGGACCAGGTGATCAGCGCCGGGGTCAGCCCGGCGAAGCGGGTCACCCCGCGGCCGCAGGCACCGGCCGCCACCCCGCCGAGCCTGCCGCCGACGGCCGCGCCGGCCGACGCCTGCACCGGGACCGAGACCGAGCCGCAGCTCGAGCCGGAGGCGCTGAGCACCATGCGGGTCCGCTCCGACGATGCCGGCGAGCCCACCGCGCACGCGCTGGGCTACGACGGCGACGGTGTCACGGTCGGCATCGTCACCACCAACATCGACCCGGAGAACCCGGACTTCCAGCGGGCCGACGGCACGTCGGCGATCACCGACTACGTGAGCTTCGGGGCCGACGGCCTGAACGGTTCCGGCGAGGCGGCGGAGGCGTTCGGCGACGTGTCGTCGATCGTCGCCCAGGGCCGGGTCACCTACGACGTCGCCGACGTGATCAACCCGCTGGCCGTCACCCTGCCCGACGGGCACTGCTGGATCCGCATCGAGGGAGTTGCCCCCGAGGCCGACGTGCTGGTCGCGGACAGCCAGGACCAGGGCAACCTCACCACCGGTGGCCTGGTCCAGGGCATCGACTGGGCCGTGGCCAACGGTGCCGACGTGCTGAGCGAGTCCTTCGGCGGACCGGTGGTCCCGGACCGTTCCGCACTGCTCGCCGTGCAGGCCGCCAACGACGCCGCCCTCGACGCGGGCGTCACCGTGGTGGTCTCGTCCGGCGACTCCGGCACCACCTCGACCATCGGCAGCCCGGCCGCCGATCCGCGGATCATCTCGGTGGGCGCCTCGATCACCGGCCGGCTCGCCAGCCAGGTGGGCGGCTATGGGATGACCCGGTTCGGCTCCGGCGGCTGGCCGGACGCGACGATCGCCGACTTCTCCTCGTCCGGCACCACGGTCGGCGGCGGCACCATCGACCTGGTGGCGCCGGGCGACGCCGGCTGGAGTGCGTGCTCCACCGCCCCGCAGTACGAGAAGTGCGACGAGGTCGGCAACCGCGACACCCCGTCGAACCTGCTCGCCTTCGCCGGGACCAGCGAGTCGGCGCCGTTCGTGGCCGGCATCGCCTCCCTGGTCATCGAGGCGTACCGGGAAGGACACGGCGGGGCCTCGCCCACCCCGGAGCAGGTGCGGCTGATCCTCACCGGCACCGCCTCCGACCTCGGACTGCCCGCCGACCAGCAGGGCGCCGGCCTGGTCGACGCCCGGGCCGCGGTGATCGCCGCCCGCAATCTCCCGGACCCGGCACCGACCTCGCCGGACCTTCCTGCCGGCCCGGTCGAGGACTCGCTGATCGCCGGAGACGCCCAGCTGCAGGCAGCGGCCACCGGCAGCACCGAGCTGGAGACGACCGTCACCAACGCCGGCCCGACGCCGGTCGATCTGTCCGATGCCCGGATCACCGTCGAGGACAGCACCGACGGCGGCCACTTCCCGATCGCCTTCGACCCCGCGGCCGAGACCTACGCCGACGGCTACTGGGGCGGCACGTTGGTCGCGGCCACCCAGGAGGTGGAGATCCCGGCGGGCACGGCCTGGGCATCGGTCCGGGTGGCCGTCGCGCCCGGCGACCCGGACGTCGAGTCGACCGCGGAGATCGTCGCGCTCGATCCGGACGGCACGCCGGTGGCCTGGGGCTGGAGCCAGCGCGGGTTGCGCATCTGGCTGCCCGCACCGGAGGCCGGCACCTGGACCTTCGTGCTGCAGGCCGGCGCCGACAACCCGTGGACCGGCGAACTGGCCGTCGACCTCGGCGTCCGCCGGACCCTGGCGGCAGCGGCGGCGGACACGACCGTGCTCGCGCCCGGCGCCACCACCACCGTCCGGGCCACGGTGCCGATGCCGTCCGCCCCGGGTGACGTCGCCGCGATGCTCCGGGTGGACGACCAGCTGACCGTGCCGGTCGTGCTGCGCACCCCGGCCGACCTGAGCGCCGGCCCGGTCGAACTGACCGGGCTCGCCTTCACCGGCAACGGGCGCAGCCCGAACCAGGTCATCACCCGGGAGGTCGACGTGCCGAACGGCACCATCTCCCTCACCGCCGCGACCACCTTCGACGACGGGTTCGTCGGCGACGTCCTCGGCATGCTGGTGCGGCCGGACGGCACCGTCGCCTCGGTGACCGGCAACGACCCGAGTTCGAAGACCGCCCCGCGGTCCCTGCAGCAGACGGTTGCTCCACCGGTCGCCGGGCGCTGGACCGTCGTGCTGATGGTGCTCGATGCGCTGACCCTGAAGGCCGACGCCGACATCGGGTACCGGATGGTGCTGTCCACCGACGCCACGGCGCGGACCGCGTCCGGACTCCCGGCCGGTGAGGACATCGTCGCCGGCAGCACCCGGACCGTGCGGCTCTCCGTGACCAACCCGGGGGACACCCCGTTGGAGTTCACCGTCGATCCACGGCTGGCCGGCGAGGTCACCGTCGATCTGCCGGTGGCCTCCGGCAAGGCGGCGCAGACCCTGCCGGTCACCGAGTTCTTCGACCAGCCGATGTTCGTGATCCCGCAGTTCAGCACCGCACTGACGGTGCAGGCGCAGGCGAGCACGCCGATCGTGCTGGAGGCGTCCGGACCGTCCGGCGTCCCGGATCTGCTCACCGCCGCCGGCACCTCGCCGCGGGTGACCGTCGGGGCGCAGGACCTGGTGCCCGGCGCCTGGTCCACCTACCTCGGCCCGGTCGGGCCGGTGGTCGGGACCAGCCCGGCGGGCTCGGCCACCGTCACCGCGCAGGTCCGCACCGCCCGCTTCGACCCGACGGTGACGGACGCGGCCGGGCACGCCTTCGTCTCGGCGACCGGTGAGGTCCCGGACACCGTGCAGATCGTCGAGGTGGCGCCCGGCGCCACCGGCACGATCGAGGTCCGGCTGCAGATCCCGGCGACCGGGGCTCAGGTGGTGTCCGGGTGGTTGGCCCTGATCACCCCGCCGCAGGCCGGCGGACCGACCAGCGGCACCGTCGGCTCCAACACCACCGGCGACGTCCTCGCGCTGTTCTCGTACCGGTACTCGGTGGTGCCGGCCCCGGTGACCACCACGCCACCGCCGCCGACCACCCAGGTTCCGGTCCCGCCGACCACCACCCCGAGCACGAGCACGACCTCCGACACGGTCACCACCCCCACGACGACCGCCACCACCAGCAGCTCGCGCGAGCTGTCGGCCACCGGTGCGCCGGTGGAGACACCCGCGGTGTGGGGCGTGCTGCTGCTCCTGCTCGGCGGTGCCGTGCTGGTGGCGGTCCGGGTGCGGCGACGCGGCGAGCACTGA
- a CDS encoding SDR family oxidoreductase — translation MTTGTVLVTGGTGGLGREVVRLAREAGTSVRIASRRPAPVGTSPDEFATVDWTSGAGLLAALTGVTTVIHCASGSPSGERETMAALLEVAGGRPDPPHLVYISIVGVDRIPLGYYRAKLQAEQDLQRSGLPFSILRATQFHSLVDTLLRVLEKVPLVLPVPAGIRFQPIDTTVVAAALLDLAGGDPTRRIGEIGGPQVEDLADLATTHLQALGKHRRIVRPRLPGSAVRALLQGGNLTPEHRTDGPDFATYLARRRLRSSRERSDTGDG, via the coding sequence ATGACCACAGGAACCGTGCTGGTCACCGGCGGCACGGGCGGGCTGGGGCGGGAGGTGGTGCGGCTGGCGCGGGAGGCCGGGACGTCGGTGCGGATCGCGAGCCGACGCCCCGCACCCGTCGGAACCTCACCGGACGAGTTCGCGACGGTGGACTGGACCTCCGGCGCCGGGCTGCTCGCCGCGCTGACCGGAGTCACCACAGTCATCCACTGTGCGAGCGGGTCACCGTCCGGTGAGCGGGAGACGATGGCCGCGCTGCTCGAGGTCGCGGGCGGCCGGCCCGATCCGCCGCACCTGGTGTACATCTCGATCGTCGGGGTGGACCGCATCCCGCTCGGCTACTACCGCGCGAAACTGCAGGCCGAGCAGGACCTGCAGCGATCCGGGCTGCCGTTCTCGATCCTGCGGGCCACGCAGTTCCACAGCCTGGTCGACACCCTGCTCCGGGTGCTGGAGAAGGTGCCGCTCGTCCTGCCGGTGCCGGCCGGGATCCGCTTCCAGCCGATCGACACCACCGTCGTCGCCGCGGCCCTGCTCGACCTCGCCGGCGGCGACCCCACCCGTCGGATCGGGGAGATCGGCGGGCCGCAGGTGGAGGACCTCGCCGACCTGGCCACCACCCACCTGCAGGCCCTCGGGAAGCACCGGCGGATCGTCCGGCCCCGCCTGCCGGGCAGCGCGGTCCGGGCGCTGCTCCAGGGCGGCAATCTGACGCCGGAGCACCGCACCGACGGTCCGGACTTCGCGACCTACCTCGCGCGCCGCCGGCTCCGGTCCTCGCGGGAACGTTCCGACACCGGCGACGGGTAA
- a CDS encoding DUF1003 domain-containing protein — translation MPATRSLSTPKANRFSRPHILDADSFGTLSEQFARYMGTSKFLLQMSLFIAGWLAWNSLAPTDWRFDPYTFTFLTLLLSLQASYAAPLILLAQNRQDDRDRTEARIDRERAAMGVEINSFLARELSEMQRKLNDLSMDINMSNRNALSRKKFSARDKELNDRLDRIEQAVLALTAKVDPPPAKPQAKAKKAPAPEPAPAD, via the coding sequence GTGCCCGCCACCCGCTCCCTGAGCACCCCCAAGGCGAACCGGTTCTCCCGGCCGCACATCCTCGACGCGGACTCCTTCGGCACGCTGAGCGAACAGTTCGCCCGGTACATGGGCACCTCGAAGTTCCTGCTGCAGATGTCGCTGTTCATCGCCGGCTGGCTGGCGTGGAACTCGCTGGCGCCCACCGACTGGCGGTTCGACCCCTACACCTTCACCTTCCTGACCCTGCTGCTCAGCCTGCAGGCGAGTTACGCCGCCCCGCTGATCCTGCTGGCGCAGAACCGGCAGGACGACCGGGACCGCACCGAGGCGCGGATCGACCGGGAACGCGCCGCGATGGGAGTGGAGATCAACTCCTTCCTGGCCCGCGAGCTCTCCGAGATGCAGCGCAAGCTCAACGACCTGTCCATGGACATCAACATGTCCAACCGGAACGCGTTGTCCCGCAAGAAGTTCTCCGCCCGGGACAAGGAGCTCAACGATCGGCTGGACCGGATCGAGCAGGCGGTGCTGGCACTGACCGCGAAGGTGGACCCGCCGCCGGCGAAGCCGCAGGCCAAGGCGAAGAAGGCGCCCGCTCCGGAACCGGCACCCGCCGACTGA
- a CDS encoding MBL fold metallo-hydrolase — protein MPRVLPLLLTAAGVAAAAQLTRAAWGLPAALGASRRRIAPVARTSRAFDGTAFRNRMPSEVVGLSSLPAMLRQARAHRGQGKPARPIPVGSGVVPVEAGDLAVTWFGHASALIEIDGARILADPVWGDRVSPSAVVGPHRMHPVPPGVAALPTVDAVLLSHDHYDHLDLPTVRTLLHTQQAPFVVPAGIGAHLRGWGVPEDRIVELDWDGEVEIAGITLTCVEARHFSGRGLSRNTTLWSSWALRGPRHTVFFGGDTGYHPGFAEIGARFGGFDVTLMPVGAYGPQWPDIHLDPEEAWRAHGDLGGRTFVPIHWGTFDLAFHTWSEPIERLLTAAGEDRRSTIVVPRPGERFDVLAPADPGPWWREIA, from the coding sequence ATGCCCCGTGTCCTGCCCCTGCTGCTCACCGCGGCCGGTGTGGCCGCCGCCGCGCAGCTCACCCGCGCAGCCTGGGGACTGCCCGCCGCACTCGGCGCCTCCCGCCGGCGCATCGCGCCGGTCGCCCGGACCAGCCGCGCCTTCGACGGCACGGCGTTCCGCAACCGGATGCCCAGCGAGGTGGTCGGCCTGTCGTCTCTGCCGGCGATGCTGCGGCAGGCGCGCGCCCACCGTGGCCAGGGCAAGCCCGCCCGGCCGATCCCGGTCGGCAGCGGCGTGGTGCCGGTCGAGGCGGGCGACCTGGCGGTCACCTGGTTCGGCCACGCCAGCGCGCTGATCGAGATCGACGGCGCCCGGATCCTGGCCGATCCGGTGTGGGGCGACCGGGTCTCGCCGTCGGCGGTGGTCGGGCCGCATCGCATGCATCCCGTGCCGCCGGGCGTCGCGGCGCTGCCGACGGTTGATGCCGTGTTGCTCTCCCACGACCACTACGACCATCTCGACCTACCGACCGTCCGCACCCTACTGCACACGCAGCAGGCGCCGTTCGTGGTGCCGGCCGGCATCGGCGCGCACCTGCGCGGCTGGGGCGTACCCGAGGACCGGATCGTCGAGCTGGACTGGGACGGCGAGGTGGAGATCGCCGGCATCACCCTGACATGTGTGGAGGCGCGCCATTTCTCGGGCCGCGGACTGAGCCGGAACACCACACTCTGGTCGTCCTGGGCGCTGCGTGGCCCACGGCACACCGTGTTCTTCGGCGGCGACACCGGCTACCACCCCGGGTTTGCCGAGATCGGCGCCCGGTTCGGCGGTTTCGACGTGACGCTGATGCCGGTCGGCGCCTACGGCCCGCAGTGGCCGGACATCCACCTGGACCCCGAGGAGGCCTGGCGCGCGCACGGCGACCTCGGCGGCCGTACTTTCGTCCCGATCCACTGGGGCACCTTCGATCTCGCGTTCCACACCTGGTCGGAACCGATCGAAAGGCTGCTCACCGCCGCCGGCGAGGACCGCCGCTCGACGATCGTCGTCCCGCGCCCGGGGGAACGCTTCGACGTGCTCGCGCCTGCCGACCCGGGGCCGTGGTGGCGCGAGATCGCCTGA
- a CDS encoding adenylate kinase: protein MRLLIFGPQGVGKGTQAQLLAPHFGVPHISTGDLFRENIAAGTHLGKQAQAALTAGELVSDGITQAMLADRLREDDARNGFILDGFPRTPEQADWLDAMLIGGAPVDAAIVLTAPYEVLVERALVRGRSDDTTEAIERRLAIYRERTQPLLSFYGSVVETVDADQPVQLVHQDILARVSERTGVL, encoded by the coding sequence ATGAGGCTGTTGATCTTCGGTCCGCAGGGTGTCGGCAAGGGCACCCAGGCGCAGCTGCTGGCCCCGCATTTCGGTGTCCCGCACATCTCCACCGGTGACCTGTTCCGCGAGAACATCGCCGCCGGAACCCATCTCGGCAAGCAGGCGCAGGCAGCGCTGACCGCCGGCGAGCTGGTGTCCGACGGGATCACCCAGGCCATGCTCGCCGACCGGCTGCGGGAGGACGACGCCCGGAACGGGTTCATCCTGGACGGCTTCCCGCGCACGCCGGAGCAGGCCGACTGGCTGGACGCGATGCTGATCGGCGGAGCCCCGGTCGACGCCGCGATCGTGCTGACCGCGCCGTACGAGGTGCTGGTCGAGCGGGCGTTGGTACGTGGCCGGTCGGACGACACCACCGAGGCGATCGAGCGCCGGCTGGCGATCTACCGCGAGCGCACCCAGCCGCTGCTGTCGTTCTACGGCTCGGTGGTCGAGACGGTGGACGCAGACCAGCCGGTGCAGCTGGTGCACCAGGACATCCTGGCCCGGGTCAGCGAGCGCACCGGGGTGCTGTAG
- a CDS encoding mycoredoxin has product MSDLTVYSASWCPFSQMLLADLQEAGIDYTEIDVDHDDAAAELVKSLNNGNRTVPTVVFADGSSLTNPPVDQVAARLGV; this is encoded by the coding sequence ATGAGCGATCTGACCGTGTACTCGGCGAGCTGGTGCCCGTTCTCCCAGATGCTGTTGGCGGACCTGCAGGAGGCCGGCATCGACTACACGGAGATCGACGTGGACCACGACGACGCCGCGGCCGAGTTGGTGAAGAGCCTCAACAACGGCAACCGCACCGTGCCGACCGTGGTCTTCGCCGACGGCAGCTCGCTGACCAACCCACCGGTGGACCAGGTGGCCGCCCGACTCGGTGTCTGA
- a CDS encoding type 1 glutamine amidotransferase family protein has translation MSGHLIGGGWDPQWRDAVWGPFVADARDAAGGAVPRIACAVFDEGDGSEQFRRWADVLTATADCTPVPVLFTDVVPEEALRTVEAADALLVCGGLTPAYAAALAPVADRLRVFLGTHPYAGFSAGAAIAAGRAVVGGWVLDGRPVCPEDAGEDLDELSVVDGLGLLGPAVDVHAAQWGTLGRLVAAAAAGLVGSGVAIDENTALRPDGTVVGAGRVTLVRSDESGEVSGLVSVAAFMAGQIMPGIDRG, from the coding sequence ATGAGTGGTCATCTGATCGGCGGCGGGTGGGACCCGCAGTGGCGGGACGCGGTGTGGGGGCCGTTCGTTGCCGATGCCCGGGACGCGGCGGGCGGCGCGGTGCCGCGGATCGCCTGCGCGGTGTTCGACGAGGGCGACGGGTCGGAGCAGTTCCGGCGCTGGGCGGATGTGCTGACCGCGACCGCTGACTGCACGCCGGTGCCGGTGCTGTTCACCGACGTGGTGCCGGAGGAGGCGCTGCGCACGGTGGAGGCTGCCGACGCGCTGCTGGTCTGCGGTGGGTTGACCCCGGCCTATGCCGCGGCGCTGGCCCCGGTGGCCGATCGGCTCCGGGTCTTCCTGGGCACACATCCGTACGCCGGCTTCTCCGCGGGCGCGGCGATCGCCGCGGGTCGGGCCGTCGTCGGCGGCTGGGTGCTCGACGGCCGGCCGGTCTGCCCGGAGGACGCCGGGGAGGACCTGGACGAGCTGTCGGTCGTCGACGGGCTCGGGCTGCTCGGCCCGGCGGTCGACGTGCATGCCGCGCAGTGGGGCACGCTCGGCCGGCTGGTCGCGGCGGCGGCCGCCGGTCTGGTGGGCAGCGGTGTGGCGATCGACGAGAACACCGCGCTGCGGCCCGACGGCACGGTGGTCGGCGCCGGCCGGGTCACCCTGGTCCGTTCGGACGAGTCGGGCGAGGTGTCGGGGCTGGTGTCGGTCGCGGCATTCATGGCCGGGCAGATCATGCCGGGAATCGACCGCGGCTGA
- a CDS encoding aminoglycoside 3'-phosphotransferase, whose product MIAGPPDADRELPAAVVEIARIHDATPVWRNEAGGITLRGHGVHIKWSPIGGPDLRREQERLIWAAPFTTVPEPLEHRSDGTGEWLVTRTVAGRSAVDPDWTLRASTAVPAIGRGLRELHEALPVDDCPFRWDLDLRLGEIDAGLGHRDPDDWGQEHRHLDFPAARRLLADPPPVDGPVVCHGDACAPNTLLDEDGTPVAHVDLGRLGTGDRWADLAIASLSCTWNYGPGFEELLVESYGVDWDPRRIAYYRLLWDLGP is encoded by the coding sequence GTGATCGCCGGACCGCCCGACGCCGACCGGGAGCTGCCCGCCGCCGTCGTCGAGATCGCCCGGATCCACGACGCCACCCCGGTGTGGCGCAACGAAGCCGGCGGGATCACCCTGCGCGGGCACGGCGTCCACATCAAGTGGAGCCCCATCGGTGGCCCTGATCTGCGCCGTGAGCAGGAGCGACTGATCTGGGCCGCACCGTTCACCACGGTCCCGGAGCCACTGGAGCACCGGTCCGACGGGACCGGTGAGTGGCTGGTCACCCGCACCGTCGCGGGGCGGTCCGCGGTCGATCCGGACTGGACCCTCCGGGCGTCGACGGCGGTGCCGGCCATCGGGCGCGGGCTGCGCGAGCTGCACGAGGCCCTGCCGGTCGACGACTGCCCGTTCCGCTGGGACCTGGACCTGCGACTGGGCGAGATCGACGCCGGACTCGGGCACCGCGACCCGGACGACTGGGGGCAGGAGCACCGGCATCTGGACTTCCCCGCCGCCCGGCGGCTGCTGGCGGACCCGCCGCCGGTGGACGGACCGGTCGTCTGCCACGGCGACGCCTGCGCGCCGAACACCCTGCTCGACGAGGACGGCACCCCGGTCGCCCACGTCGACCTCGGCCGGCTCGGCACCGGTGACCGGTGGGCGGACCTGGCGATCGCCTCGCTGAGCTGCACCTGGAACTACGGGCCGGGCTTCGAGGAGCTGCTGGTCGAGTCCTACGGAGTCGACTGGGACCCGCGGCGGATCGCGTACTACCGGTTGCTCTGGGATCTCGGACCCTGA
- a CDS encoding FMN-binding protein, with protein MRHIRAALAGAAVIGALSACTAQQAATTTTTAGTTAAAETSAAATSAGSSEDLSSGSITVSSAESAGSSEDTASSADSTAAPADSSTAAADDGTYADGSYTATGTYQSPAGQESVEVEVTLTDDVVTEVTVTPQASNPNSVQYQTMFAENVSSEVVGKSIDELAVSKVAGSSLTSGGFNAAIEQIKTEATQA; from the coding sequence ATGAGACACATCCGAGCAGCACTGGCCGGAGCGGCCGTGATCGGGGCGTTGTCGGCCTGCACCGCCCAGCAGGCCGCCACCACCACGACCACCGCCGGCACCACCGCCGCCGCCGAGACCTCGGCGGCCGCCACGTCCGCAGGCAGCAGCGAGGACCTCTCCTCGGGATCGATCACCGTCAGCAGTGCCGAGTCCGCGGGGTCGTCGGAGGACACCGCGTCCTCGGCGGACAGCACCGCGGCCCCGGCCGACAGCTCGACCGCGGCCGCCGACGACGGCACCTACGCCGACGGCAGCTACACGGCGACCGGCACGTACCAGTCGCCGGCCGGGCAGGAGAGCGTCGAGGTCGAGGTCACCCTGACCGACGACGTGGTCACCGAGGTCACCGTGACCCCGCAGGCCTCGAACCCGAACTCGGTGCAGTACCAGACGATGTTCGCCGAGAACGTGTCGTCCGAGGTCGTCGGCAAGAGCATCGACGAGCTCGCGGTCTCCAAGGTCGCCGGCTCGTCGCTGACCAGCGGCGGTTTCAACGCGGCCATCGAGCAGATCAAGACCGAAGCCACCCAGGCCTGA
- a CDS encoding FAD:protein FMN transferase, with the protein MPTLAFEAIGTHWQIDTDLPVGAGLEARVHDLIEDFDRTWSRFRSDSIVTRLAAGPTDWAPDADGARMLDFYDLLYRATGGAVSPLVGRTLEHLGYDASYSLRPRPGTVPVPAWAERIDWDGSTLAVADDTLLDVGAAGKGLLVDLVGQALADGGVDSFLVDAGGDMLHRGPTPVRVALEHPADPTRAIGVVELRDAAICASASNRRVWGGHDPAGPVHHVLDTGTAAPTGEVVATWAIAQSAMVADGLATALFFATGPALQAGLREAAAGTTPAPHFHYVRMTARGVVTHDAGLPGEVFR; encoded by the coding sequence GTGCCCACCCTCGCCTTCGAGGCCATCGGCACCCACTGGCAGATCGACACCGATCTGCCAGTGGGCGCCGGCCTCGAGGCGCGGGTGCACGACCTGATCGAGGACTTCGATCGCACCTGGTCCCGCTTCCGGTCCGACTCCATCGTCACCCGGCTCGCCGCCGGGCCGACCGACTGGGCACCGGACGCGGACGGTGCCCGGATGCTCGACTTCTACGACCTGCTCTACCGGGCGACCGGCGGCGCGGTCAGCCCGTTGGTGGGCCGGACGCTGGAGCACCTCGGGTACGACGCGTCGTACAGCCTGCGGCCGCGGCCGGGCACCGTGCCGGTCCCGGCCTGGGCCGAGCGGATCGACTGGGACGGCAGCACTCTCGCCGTCGCGGACGACACCCTGCTCGACGTCGGCGCCGCCGGGAAGGGCCTGCTGGTCGACCTGGTCGGCCAGGCCCTCGCCGACGGCGGCGTCGACAGCTTCCTGGTCGACGCCGGCGGGGACATGCTGCACCGCGGGCCCACCCCGGTCCGGGTGGCGCTGGAACACCCCGCCGACCCGACCCGGGCCATCGGGGTGGTCGAGCTGCGCGACGCGGCGATCTGCGCGTCGGCGAGCAACCGCCGGGTGTGGGGCGGGCACGACCCGGCCGGCCCCGTGCACCACGTGCTGGACACCGGCACCGCCGCACCCACCGGCGAGGTGGTCGCCACCTGGGCGATCGCCCAGTCCGCGATGGTGGCCGACGGTCTGGCCACGGCACTCTTCTTCGCCACCGGCCCCGCACTGCAGGCAGGACTTCGAGAAGCAGCAGCAGGCACCACACCGGCGCCCCATTTCCACTACGTCCGGATGACCGCCCGCGGGGTCGTGACCCACGACGCGGGCCTTCCCGGGGAGGTATTCCGATGA